In Shumkonia mesophila, a single genomic region encodes these proteins:
- a CDS encoding TRAP transporter permease has product MKTHVVERAGLAVRGAVSIVAVSMSLYHLYVGFFGQPITEFHRPLHLLFALVVLFWVDFDFRKPRSGRRLASNAVFTLAAVVSCGYLMIEATAVSERMVYVDPLTPGVMALSVALIVVILEATRRSLGWPLVILTVLFLLYAIFGKYLPYPFWHRGYSIQRILEQMYLTLDGIWGTPVGVSASFIFLFVLFGAFLSESGTGAFFSDFANGLAGRTIGGPAKTAVVSSAMMSMLSGSSTANVVTTGSFTIPAMKKSGYPAHFAAGVEAVASTGGLITPPVMGAAAFIMAEFLGIPYAAVMKAAALPAFLYYLAVYFVVDFEARRLRLMPDKDAEFPSVFATLRRNGYLLLPVFILIYALIDGYTPAISAVWATLALLACIAVFDRSNRARLHRIAWQGCVDGPKLIGPIVVACAVGGMIAGILLLTGLGYRLSLIILAVSGGSLFITLFLTVLVAVILGMGMPTSAIYIVLAVILGPAIEKLGVPALAAHLLIFYGATMSNITPPLAMASFAAAAIADTSPWKTSWSAIRIGAVVFLVPFFFTYGPALIGIGSLGQVIHVFLTACCGVVLLAAAAVGWFIQPLSWIMRLVAFSAAVLLMDPTAVTDVAGAALGAAVVVIVVLRHRAGQRQT; this is encoded by the coding sequence ATGAAGACGCACGTCGTCGAACGGGCGGGCCTTGCGGTGAGGGGGGCTGTCTCCATCGTCGCCGTATCGATGTCGCTCTATCACCTGTATGTCGGCTTTTTCGGGCAGCCGATCACCGAATTCCACCGCCCGCTCCACCTGCTGTTCGCCTTAGTGGTCCTGTTCTGGGTGGATTTTGATTTCCGCAAACCGCGAAGCGGCCGGCGCCTGGCCTCGAATGCCGTGTTCACCCTTGCCGCCGTCGTGTCCTGCGGTTACCTGATGATCGAGGCGACGGCGGTTTCCGAACGTATGGTCTACGTGGACCCACTGACGCCCGGGGTCATGGCTCTCAGCGTGGCCCTTATCGTGGTGATCCTGGAGGCGACGCGACGGTCGCTGGGCTGGCCGCTCGTCATCCTGACGGTTCTCTTTCTGCTCTATGCCATCTTCGGCAAATACCTGCCCTATCCGTTCTGGCACCGCGGCTATTCGATCCAGCGCATTCTCGAACAGATGTACCTGACCCTCGACGGGATCTGGGGCACGCCGGTCGGGGTTTCCGCCAGCTTCATCTTCCTGTTCGTCTTATTCGGCGCCTTCCTGTCGGAATCGGGAACCGGGGCCTTCTTCAGCGACTTCGCCAACGGGCTGGCCGGGCGGACCATCGGCGGGCCGGCCAAGACGGCGGTGGTGTCCAGCGCCATGATGAGCATGCTGTCGGGCAGTTCGACGGCCAACGTCGTCACCACGGGCTCTTTCACCATCCCCGCCATGAAGAAGAGCGGATATCCGGCCCATTTCGCCGCCGGCGTCGAGGCGGTGGCCTCGACGGGCGGCCTGATCACGCCGCCGGTCATGGGCGCCGCTGCCTTCATCATGGCTGAGTTCCTGGGGATACCCTATGCCGCGGTGATGAAGGCCGCCGCCCTTCCAGCCTTTCTCTACTACCTTGCCGTCTATTTCGTGGTCGATTTCGAGGCCCGGCGCCTCCGGCTGATGCCGGACAAGGACGCCGAGTTCCCCTCGGTGTTCGCCACGCTCCGGCGCAACGGCTACCTGCTGCTGCCGGTCTTCATCCTGATCTACGCCCTCATCGACGGCTACACGCCGGCCATCTCGGCGGTATGGGCGACACTGGCCCTTCTTGCCTGCATCGCCGTCTTCGACCGGTCGAACCGGGCCCGCCTCCACCGGATCGCCTGGCAGGGCTGCGTCGATGGGCCGAAGCTGATCGGCCCCATCGTCGTCGCCTGCGCGGTCGGCGGCATGATCGCCGGCATCCTTCTGCTGACCGGCCTGGGCTATCGGCTGAGCCTGATCATCCTGGCGGTGTCGGGCGGCTCGCTCTTCATCACGCTTTTCCTGACCGTGCTGGTCGCTGTCATCCTCGGCATGGGCATGCCGACCTCGGCCATCTACATCGTCCTGGCGGTGATCCTGGGTCCGGCCATCGAGAAGCTGGGCGTCCCAGCGCTGGCCGCTCATCTGCTGATCTTCTACGGCGCGACCATGTCCAACATCACGCCGCCCCTGGCCATGGCCTCGTTCGCCGCGGCCGCCATCGCCGACACCAGCCCGTGGAAGACGAGCTGGAGCGCCATCCGCATCGGCGCCGTGGTCTTTCTCGTGCCCTTCTTTTTCACCTACGGCCCAGCCCTGATAGGCATCGGCTCGCTCGGCCAGGTCATCCACGTATTCCTCACGGCCTGCTGCGGCGTCGTGCTGCTGGCTGCCGCGGCCGTCGGCTGGTTCATCCAGCCCCTGTCCTGGATCATGCGCCTGGTGGCGTTCTCGGCGGCAGTACTGCTGATGGACCCGACGGCGGTGACCGACGTCGCCGGCGCGGCCCTGGGCGCGGCGGTGGTGGTCATCGTCGTCCTGCGCCATCGCGCCGGGCAACGCCAGACGTAG